The following is a genomic window from Bactrocera tryoni isolate S06 chromosome 2, CSIRO_BtryS06_freeze2, whole genome shotgun sequence.
aaatcggAGGTCTAACAGCTGTTGAAGACAAATctgtaaaattataatttactaTGATAATTTGTTGTCATTTAATTGCATGTTCTTCAAAATTACTCTTCAAATTGTGGGGACTCAAGAGAAAATATGGATAGAGGCAATAAACGCTATCAACCCTTTATACAGGTGCCACAGGCATGATGTAAAAGCCTGTCAAACTTTATGTATAgacgcaaaaaaaattttcctaaccgaaaataattgtaaattaatttatcacatttaataattttcttcaagAAAAGTATGACGAACATTTCTCCGTGTGGTTTCGAAACTCGTTCACGCATGCGTGCACGCACACCTATTTCGCTGCAGCATAACACTCACCACTTCCACTGTCACTGGCAATAAGCCAAATCGATTGGTGGGGACATTGTGGGCTCAGAAGTGAGTAAAATAAACTTGTTCGACAAACAACTGGGGATATGAGTAACTAGAATGtgagctatatatgtatgtactcgtttGTAAGTGAATTTATGATATGAAgttgaatgcaaaaaaaataaagggTGAAGCCATCTGAGTAGAggttaaaatattgcaaattttcgtaGAGCTTGCTTAGTGAGTGGCAAAGGAAAAATCAGTAGTGTCGGACATCCTCTTGAGTCATGTCAGATTTATAAGCTACAGATTTTAATTTTCACGAATCCTCTAACCTCTTAAGTTaacacaatttgttttttttattgcctaAAGTTTCTTATGAAACCTGAAAAAGGTTTATTCATTACTCATCCAATATAAGATATATTTAACGGCGGTTTTTTCTACAACTGGTGTGTGGCTTGGATAAAAGATGGTATGGTTTGTGTCTTGACTACAAGTGGAGCTTCCTATCTTTCTCTTatcgaaaataatttgtatgctcCACCGCTGTTTAGAAAAAATAGTTCTATAAACTTTTCTCCTCCCAGACTTGATGTCGCATTAAACCGTGTGAGCTATACTATATTTCAGCACGGTGAAGTGTTCGCTTAGCGGCGATGTGGATGACGCAGCATCGATTATTACTGTTTAAGAATATTTACTTTCAGTGCAATGACAGAACAGCGAACAGGTGGACGGACAAACGGATGACTGACGAGGTGGACTGGTTTTAATACGCAGCAAATTGTTAAGCTGTTTACAAAAGTTTCGAAatgtattttgatttaatttgaattCAACAGTAtagaactatgtatatatgtggtaTATGCACAGGTATATATGAAAGCATTTGTAagtgtagtatatatgtaattatatattattttccttttgtATTATTGTTATGATTTTTTACGACTGCGTTTGCTGGAATAATCGGAATTCTTTGGCGGTGTGTTGTTGGAAGTTTTTATAGCGCGGCGCACAGCTGCCGTGGGCACAGTATATTCTAAGCAGCAAACGCGTATACACGCATGCGCGGACAAAGTATGAAAAACATTTACAAAACCAACCTATAAAAGACACCTACGTGCAAAAAAGCGCTTGCAAATAGAaacgtacatacttatgtaaatacgTGCAGCCGACAGCCTACAGGCAACTTGTGTGCACCTGagacaatatttaaaaataatccaaATAAAAATCAGCACATTGGCACGCGATTTTGGGTGCGAGACTTCAGCTGTCATGCTTGAATTTCTATTAAACACCGCTAAGTGATTGTGGCtaatgaataaatgaaaaatttgaacGTTTAAAGgcgaaaaaagagaaaaacaccgaaaatattcgaaaaacgTATACAATTTCATAGACGAACGTTTGTGAATTTTCCACTTGAGCGCCTCACACAGCCagccatacacacatatacatatgtgcatacatacgcGCGCGCATTCGCCAGCCAAACAAGACAACGCGCCGCTGCAACTTGTGCCACAGTGATCAATCAGCAGCAGCCGCAACAGCAGTCGTCGTCGATAAGCGGCAATCGCAAACGCGTCCAGTGAAAACTCAGTTGCGcattttccacataaattttTTACCGTTGTTTTAGCaagttttgctttttaattgccAGCGCTTTGTTGGGCGCGCAAACGTGTGAGTAAGCGTGAGAAAGCGCGTAGTGTTTTAGTTTCCAACGGCAGCCAGTCGCTAGTCACTGACATAGATTCGGTGTTGCCGGTAAAGCAAACATTCACAAGATCATTGTCGAACGCAACAAATAATAGTTAGTGTATGAATTTAGCTAAACGCACACGAGCAGTAGAAAGTGAAAGGAAGATGCACCTATTCGTGTCCTGTCTAGTGTTGATCAGTGTGGTGTTGCATTGTGGGCTGGCGGCAAGTGCTTCCACTGTGGGGCTCTATGCACCAGATCGCTATGATGGTGAGtgaacaaaataaaacgtttatgaattgtttttcacaaaaaaatgtaggtAAACAAGAAACAAGTGCCATTGCTTCATTGGATATGCAGAAATGAGTTGATTGCTAGTGGAATATGTTGTTTTCGAATGCAACCGATATGTGAACCAGTTTTATATTGggtaaattaacattttatatatcgaaaaaatacaaaaaacatgaGTTGAGGCACAGCTAAGAGGTGctattaaaagcaattttcgaAATCCTGTTTGTAAAGcagttttccaaaaagtaaacaagaaaaatagaactttttttcaaaatactctTTGAAAGGTTGGCTGCAAAGTCTAAAAAGAAACTAATagaagcttaaaaaatattaaaaacctGGAAGTTTTTTCCCAATCTGGCCTTTGGTTTAACTAGACTTGTGAAAATTTGCTCCTCCACACCTAAAAAATGCGGTGATCTATAGAACTCTAAAAAAGTAAATGCGCAGTTCTTCTAAGCATGTCACATGCATATCTCTCTCTTCCCATCTTTAGTTTCATCATCCGAGATGATCTGTTACTTCCGCcagtattctagtctagaagcCAGAATTTCGAAcattaactttaaaaataatttgaattttgaaaagtaCTTTACAggagatatttaaaatattatccaAACTATCGAAATATGATAAAATATAGACCCTTTTCCACAgaacagttttgtttttaatgtccAGAGAAAAACTTAGAGTTTCTGAAATTCACAATCTATTTCAACTTAGATGGCTTTAAGGTTTCCAATTCGTAAAGGCATATGTACGAAGTCTATATCCTGCTAGTATTATGAActcgttaatatttttttaagcccGTTGGTTAGTAGGTGGTATTTCAGCTTTTCGAAAGGACCTCGTCCATCAAGGGAGCCATGCTGTAAGGTGTGTCGTAGTATTCACGTCAAAAGACTGACTCCAGCTACACATTTTTAACTCTTCTTTAAATATGTTCATTGCCGAACATTTCACAATCGGCTTAAACGAGCTcgatttcacaatttttgttataatcGTAGGGCTGAAGTATTCTAAATatactttataataaaaatctgTGAAATGGAGATATCAATTCTCACAAAGACCGAGAGGTAGAAGTTTAATAAGAGTGATTGCCGAGTAAAGCCTATTTTTTATACTTCCGACATAAAATGTTATAAAGAAAAGTATAGAAGATCCATGCGACCTACAATTACATTTGTTATACATTGAATTTAAGTCAAACAAAATGTGTGAATATGACCCTACAGAGCAAGTCAGTTATTCGAAAACAATATGGTCCCAAATGAAGAaacactcgatagaagagactgtaggaacatgatcggaatactaactggtcactgtctggtggcggcaCACACCCGCAGAATGGGGGAAagaatggagcatctcttgtgcaatTGTCCCGctttggcaagactacgctgtaagcatctggggtccccactggaggaggtatggatagtgaggccgcagagtttGTTAAGATTCAcctcaagcgcaggcatcctaaaggaaaACTTCTCTAGGATGACTACTTTCCATCTGGtagcgcaaaggaccaaaactgatctatgtgtggcttattggcctaccagtttTTTGGATAAGATTGGCGTCATTGTAATTTAGCATAGTGGCCAACTATATATAACAAATTTGATGAGCAGACTCCAATATCTTCTATAACTAGTCTGTGGAGATGCCATAGTTTTTTCCTTGCCCAAAAATTTCATACGAACAAATAacagcttgttgttgtttcgagGGTACTAAGCTGAAACCGGGCACAGTTTGAGGTCAAACGAACCGCATATCGCAAAGTAGTGTTAAAATGTCTGACAAGTCGCTGACTCCTTTCAGCACGCAAGCACAATTTGCTTACTTCACAATccatatattataaatgaacAGGCAAGTTCTTTTCAACACATTGCATGTCACTTCATTTACAGCAATTAATCATAATTAATCTCCTGTGTATCTGCAACAGCAGAATGAGCTTTGCTTCAAGTACCTGTGGCTCGGTGTTCTTATAATTACATTCCAACTAAGTAAGTCAGCGCAACGGTGATGACATCAAGCAACAATAATTCGGCTTGCAatccatatatatacatatatagtatagtagtatatgtttttatgtatatacaggcATTTCTTTGCATGTattcatacatgtatatatgtatgtctgcttGTGTGTGTAGTGTTTTTCCAATTTACTATATATGCTTTTGCATTCTGATTGCAGGCATACCGGAAACATGTCTCTTGCCCATGGACTTTGGCTACTGTCGGGCCAAAGTGAAGCGCTACTATTTCGATATGCGTCGCATGAAGTGCGCCATGTTCTACTTTGGCGGCTGTGCGGGCAACGTCAACAACTTCAAATCGTTGGAGGAATGCAATCGCGTATGCCTGGACGGTTATGGTGATTATGACAGCCCGAATGATGTGGTAGCCGTCAACAAGGCAAGCGGACGTGATTACCGCGGTCGCGGCACTGtgaacagcaacagcaacagcaacagcaataacaaaaacaacaattctgGCAGTAGCATTAGCAGCAGCAGTCGTGGCGTCATCAGCAATGTCGGTGGCATTAAGAACAACACGTCCGCAACCAGTTATGGTGGCAGTGTTGGCGCTCTTGATGCCAGCTATAAGAACAGCTACAACAAGTACAACAGCAACACatacaacaccaacaccaacatcGGCAGCAATGTTAATGGCAATAACAGTGGCattagcagcagcagcggcagcggcagcgccGCCGGCAGCGTTGTgaacaataacacaaaaatcaTACGCAACCGAAGTGATGACAATCTCGATGAATATGATTACGAGGAGAATTAAGTGTATTACCATATTCGTTTGTGTTCATAATGGAAATGAAATACAAAGTATGTAACTTCCTTCATGCGCTACTGCCAAATACTCGTAACCTACCTATAACTATTactattactattttttctttgtatacaaattatgttatttatgtTATGCATATGaaatacttatttaaattaacttcagtatctctttttttttgcactgcgcaaaaaaatttgaaatattacctAATTTTGCGCGccaaacaaaataagaatagaaaacgaaataaaaaagtattaaaaataaatcactttAGACTTTAACTTCCAAAGTTTCaagcaacaacataaaaaatagaatatataaacatttactgAAAGTTGTAGGCATTTCAAGGTCTCTCTAGTAAAgcagtaaaaattttgatattttttgtcatttatgtttgcattttttttagtaaagtttattatttagaatgagtatagtaatttttaaaataaaatttgcatcaaAAAGGAATTTAAGCAACCAGAGATCGGTTTTGATAGGTAATTCATATacatggaaaatttttgaactccCATACTCCACAGACCACACAGtcgcaaatttttccttcagatttcTTAAGTAGTGTCctttttttgcatacatattcaCCCTTTCTGAAAATATGTCCACTTCAACCCTAttcttaagtaaatattttgtggtAGGAAAATCCCAACATGTTGTCTcattgaaaattgcatttttttttggattctcCTGATGCAATAGCCAGGCTCTACAAAGGCTTTCCAAAAAAGATGCCTGGTGAggaagtttttttgttttaaaatatatcgaatgtgaaaactaataaaatatattactggACTATGTAGACAAGTTTGTTCTGAAAAAATTTacgctaaaaatattattaaaaatcgtATTCTAtctgaaaaatgtaaataagacGCAAActgtttaattattcatcaatttttattttgtcgccttcgaAATAATgctcaccagatgtaatacacttatgccaatgattttgccagtcctcgaaacacttttcataagcactttttgggatggccctCAGTTCcatcagcgaattttgttttatttcttcaatcgactgaaaacgggttctaCGGAGCGGTAATTTCAGgttgagaaacaaaaaaaaatcactcggagccaaatctggtgaatatggtggttaATCAAtgcgttttggctttaaatacggtcacaatcgtactctttttgaacaaaaaaaaaaaaaacagctttatAGGGACGAGTCgcacggactcgcgagagatgtcgagctctgtTGTAATCTATGTGACACTTGCcagacgattttcaagcaccatatccttacatttttaatattttcatcagtggGAGTGTTccaaggtcgtccagaacgaggcatgtcttaacgatctctcgaccgtctttgaaggctttgtaacacacgtttttgataaaactgagtcataaatacaaaatgtgaaacaaattctttgtcgatatttttattcattgtgaaaatcgcaacgcactaccgAGGTGCACCGATTTAGGCAACTGCTGTAaataaactggttgacagatcgcgctcatatttggcatagtaattaaggacagtcctaccactttaggcaaattttttttacccggggaatttaattataatttccgaGTGCGTTTTTGTCataatgtatagtatgtatgtatatgaacttaGGAAGGTCGTGTTAAAAATTCTAATCGTTCGGCCCAGTCGTTTTGGAGAATATTTCCTCGCTGACTCCAAAAACAGAATTCGAGAAAAATACCTTTAAAGTTTTAGGAGTTGGTTACActaagtttaaattaatttaaatttacaaatacgCCAATATCTCTATAGCTATTAGCCGattcaacttaaaattttcggagaatattttcaaatacatatacatatgtatgtagaatgatggcataaaaaataaaaaaaaaataaaaatttgataatgTTCAATATCAATCCATATGGTGTGTTTGGAGCGCCAAGAACCTTTTcgtcatttattattttgagcTATTAGAGAGACTTTCGCTTTACCGCTTACTTTTAatgttgaagaaaaaaattctatttaagtaataataaaCCGATTTGTTTTGGAGCATGCTAAGAATACGTGGTTTACACTTTTTTTAACGAACTGTGCTTTGTCACTGTCATTGTCATTGTCAAGGCCTTTTTTAAAATACACTTGTTGCTCTAGAAATTGtttttacttatacatatacatacaacatatacatacacacacacatataacgAGAATATGACcttgcattttttaattgattgccTCCCATCTTTCGTCCAACTACAATATAATACGATTAGAGGTATTTAGAAGGGATTTGATGGCGGCGATGCTGTCATTCGCTCCATGCGTGACGTCAGTTGTGAGTGCTCACTCACCTTCTCGCTGCGACGCTGCGCAtgtgcgtatacatatgtatatatgagtaaATAGATTTGCATTGGCTATTTTGATTGCCAATTGCATGTGCGCCACCTTCAACTACTTTCACATTAGCACAGATTTACTTTTGTGCGTATTTGCAATGAAATTTATCACACTTGCTTAACACCTCATATTCaaataacaatttatattcAACTATA
Proteins encoded in this region:
- the LOC120768499 gene encoding uncharacterized protein DDB_G0283357-like isoform X1, encoding MNLAKRTRAVESERKMHLFVSCLVLISVVLHCGLAASASTVGLYAPDRYDGIPETCLLPMDFGYCRAKVKRYYFDMRRMKCAMFYFGGCAGNVNNFKSLEECNRVCLDGYGDYDSPNDVVAVNKASGRDYRGRGTVNSNSNSNSNNKNNNSGSSISSSSRGVISNVGGIKNNTSATSYGGSVGALDASYKNSYNKYNSNTYNTNTNIGSNVNGNNSGISSSSGSGSAAGSVVNNNTKIIRNRSDDNLDEYDYEEN
- the LOC120768499 gene encoding uncharacterized protein DDB_G0283357-like isoform X2, whose protein sequence is MHLFVSCLVLISVVLHCGLAASASTVGLYAPDRYDGIPETCLLPMDFGYCRAKVKRYYFDMRRMKCAMFYFGGCAGNVNNFKSLEECNRVCLDGYGDYDSPNDVVAVNKASGRDYRGRGTVNSNSNSNSNNKNNNSGSSISSSSRGVISNVGGIKNNTSATSYGGSVGALDASYKNSYNKYNSNTYNTNTNIGSNVNGNNSGISSSSGSGSAAGSVVNNNTKIIRNRSDDNLDEYDYEEN